One genomic window of Macaca mulatta isolate MMU2019108-1 chromosome 8, T2T-MMU8v2.0, whole genome shotgun sequence includes the following:
- the YTHDF3 gene encoding YTH domain-containing family protein 3 isoform X2, with the protein MSATSVDQRPKGQGNKVSVQNGSIHQKDAVNDDDFEPYLSSQTNQSNSYPPMSDPYMPSYYAPSIGFPYSLGEAAWSTAGDQPMPYLTTYGQMSNGEHHYIPDGVFSQPGALGNTPPFLGQHGFNFFPGNADFSTWGTSGSQGQSTQSSAYSSSYGYPPSSLGRAITDGQAGFGNDTLSKVPGISSIEQGMTGLKIGGDLTAAVTKTVGTALSSSGMTSIATNSVPPVSSAAPKPTSWAAIARKPAKPQPKLKPKGNVGIGGSAVPPPPIKHNMNIGTWDEKGSVVKAPPTQPVLPPQTIIQQPQPLIQPPPLVQSQLPQQQPQPPQPQQQQGPQPQAQPHQVQPQQQQLQNRWVAPRNRGAGFNQNNGAGSENFGLGVVPVSASPSSVEVHPVLEKLKAINNYNPKDFDWNLKNGRVFIIKSYSEDDIHRSIKYSIWCSTEHGNKRLDAAYRSLNGKGPLYLLFSVNGSGHFCGVAEMKSVVDYNAYAGVWSQDKWKGKFEVKWIFVKDVPNNQLRHIRLENNDNKPVTNSRDTQEVPLEKAKQVLKIIATFKHTTSIFDDFAHYEKRQEEEEAMRRERNRNKQ; encoded by the exons ATGTCAGCCACTAGCGTGGATCAG AGACCTAAAGGGCAAGGAAATAAAG TTTCAGTACAAAACGGTTCGATTCATCAAAAAGATGCTGTAAATGATGATGATTTTGAGCCATACTTAAGTAGCCAGACAAATCAG AGTAATAGCTATCCACCAATGTCAGATCCGTACATGCCTAGTTACTATGCTCCATCCATTGGATTTCCATATTCTCTTGGGGAAGCAGCGTGGTCCACGGCTGGAGACCAGCCTATGCCATATCTGACAACCTATGGACAAATGAGTAATGGAGAACATCACTATATACCAGATGGTGTATTTAGTCAACCTGGGGCATTAGGAAATACCCCTCCATTTCTTGGTCAACATGGATTTAACTTTTTTCCTGGTAATGCTGATTTCTCTACATGGGGGACAAGTGGATCTCAGGGACAATCAACACAAAGTTCTGCTTATAGTAGCAGTTATGGCTATCCACCTAGTTCTCTTGGGAGAGCTATTACTGATGGACAGGCTGGATTTGGCAATGATACTTTGAGTAAGGTGCCTGGCATTAGCAGTATTGAGCAAGGCATGACTGGACTGAAAATTGGTGGTGATCTGACAGCTGCAGTGACAAAAACTGTAGGTACAGCTTTGAGCAGCAGTGGTATGACTAGCATTGCAACCAATAGTGTGCCCCCAGTTAGCAGTGCAGCACCTAAACCAACCTCCTGGGCTGCCATTGCCAGAAAACCTGCCAAACCTCAACCGAAACTTAAACCCAAGGGCAATGTGGGAATTGGGGGTTCTGCTGTACCACCACCTCCTATAAAACACAACATGAATATTGGAACTTGGGATGAAAAGGGGTCAGTGGTAAAGGCTCCACCAACCCAACCAGTTCTGCCTCCTCAAACTATAATCCAGCAGCCTCAGCCATTAATTCAACCACCACCATTGGTGCAAAGCCAACTGCCTCAACAGCAGCCTCAACCACCACAACCACAGCAGCAACAAGGACCTCAGCCACAGGCCCAGCCTCACCAAGTGCAGCCTCAACAGCAGCAGCTGCAGAATCGCTGGGTAGCTCCTCGGAACAGGGGAGCAGGCTTCAACCAGAACAATGGAGCGGGCAGTGAAAACTTTGGTTTAGGTGTTGTACCTGTCAGTGCTTCACCTTCTAGTGTAGAAGTGCATCCCGTGCTGGAAAAGCTAAAGGCCATAAACAACTATAATCCCAAAGACTTTGATTGGAATCTGAAGAATGGACGTGTGTTTATAATTAAAAGCTACTCTGAGGATGACATACATCGTTCCATTAAATACTCTATCTGGTGTAGTACTGAGCATGGTAATAAGCGTTTGGATGCAGCTTACCGTTCCCTGAATGGGAAAGGCCCACTCTATTTACTCTTCAGTGTGAATGGCAGTGGACATTTTTGTGGAGTGGCTGAAATGAAGTCTGTTGTGGACTATAATGCGTATGCTGGTGTCTGGTCTCAGGATAAGTGGAAGGGCAAATTTGAAGTTAAATGGATCTTTGTCAAAGATGTTCCCAATAACCAGTTACGGCATATTCGCttagaaaataatgacaacaaaCCGGTTACCAATTCAAGGGACACTCAAGAGGTACCCCTAGAAAAAGCTAAGCAAGTGCTTAAAATAATTGCTACTTTCAAGCATACCACCTCAATCTTTGATGACTTTGCACATTATGAAAAGCGTCAAGAAGAGGAGGAAGCCATGCGTAGG
- the YTHDF3 gene encoding YTH domain-containing family protein 3 isoform X1, translating to MFYLDLTLFHRAEETGEESFSVQNGSIHQKDAVNDDDFEPYLSSQTNQSNSYPPMSDPYMPSYYAPSIGFPYSLGEAAWSTAGDQPMPYLTTYGQMSNGEHHYIPDGVFSQPGALGNTPPFLGQHGFNFFPGNADFSTWGTSGSQGQSTQSSAYSSSYGYPPSSLGRAITDGQAGFGNDTLSKVPGISSIEQGMTGLKIGGDLTAAVTKTVGTALSSSGMTSIATNSVPPVSSAAPKPTSWAAIARKPAKPQPKLKPKGNVGIGGSAVPPPPIKHNMNIGTWDEKGSVVKAPPTQPVLPPQTIIQQPQPLIQPPPLVQSQLPQQQPQPPQPQQQQGPQPQAQPHQVQPQQQQLQNRWVAPRNRGAGFNQNNGAGSENFGLGVVPVSASPSSVEVHPVLEKLKAINNYNPKDFDWNLKNGRVFIIKSYSEDDIHRSIKYSIWCSTEHGNKRLDAAYRSLNGKGPLYLLFSVNGSGHFCGVAEMKSVVDYNAYAGVWSQDKWKGKFEVKWIFVKDVPNNQLRHIRLENNDNKPVTNSRDTQEVPLEKAKQVLKIIATFKHTTSIFDDFAHYEKRQEEEEAMRRERNRNKQ from the exons ATGTTCTATCTTGATTTGACTCTGTTTCATAGAGCAGAGGAAACAGGCGAAGAATCAT TTTCAGTACAAAACGGTTCGATTCATCAAAAAGATGCTGTAAATGATGATGATTTTGAGCCATACTTAAGTAGCCAGACAAATCAG AGTAATAGCTATCCACCAATGTCAGATCCGTACATGCCTAGTTACTATGCTCCATCCATTGGATTTCCATATTCTCTTGGGGAAGCAGCGTGGTCCACGGCTGGAGACCAGCCTATGCCATATCTGACAACCTATGGACAAATGAGTAATGGAGAACATCACTATATACCAGATGGTGTATTTAGTCAACCTGGGGCATTAGGAAATACCCCTCCATTTCTTGGTCAACATGGATTTAACTTTTTTCCTGGTAATGCTGATTTCTCTACATGGGGGACAAGTGGATCTCAGGGACAATCAACACAAAGTTCTGCTTATAGTAGCAGTTATGGCTATCCACCTAGTTCTCTTGGGAGAGCTATTACTGATGGACAGGCTGGATTTGGCAATGATACTTTGAGTAAGGTGCCTGGCATTAGCAGTATTGAGCAAGGCATGACTGGACTGAAAATTGGTGGTGATCTGACAGCTGCAGTGACAAAAACTGTAGGTACAGCTTTGAGCAGCAGTGGTATGACTAGCATTGCAACCAATAGTGTGCCCCCAGTTAGCAGTGCAGCACCTAAACCAACCTCCTGGGCTGCCATTGCCAGAAAACCTGCCAAACCTCAACCGAAACTTAAACCCAAGGGCAATGTGGGAATTGGGGGTTCTGCTGTACCACCACCTCCTATAAAACACAACATGAATATTGGAACTTGGGATGAAAAGGGGTCAGTGGTAAAGGCTCCACCAACCCAACCAGTTCTGCCTCCTCAAACTATAATCCAGCAGCCTCAGCCATTAATTCAACCACCACCATTGGTGCAAAGCCAACTGCCTCAACAGCAGCCTCAACCACCACAACCACAGCAGCAACAAGGACCTCAGCCACAGGCCCAGCCTCACCAAGTGCAGCCTCAACAGCAGCAGCTGCAGAATCGCTGGGTAGCTCCTCGGAACAGGGGAGCAGGCTTCAACCAGAACAATGGAGCGGGCAGTGAAAACTTTGGTTTAGGTGTTGTACCTGTCAGTGCTTCACCTTCTAGTGTAGAAGTGCATCCCGTGCTGGAAAAGCTAAAGGCCATAAACAACTATAATCCCAAAGACTTTGATTGGAATCTGAAGAATGGACGTGTGTTTATAATTAAAAGCTACTCTGAGGATGACATACATCGTTCCATTAAATACTCTATCTGGTGTAGTACTGAGCATGGTAATAAGCGTTTGGATGCAGCTTACCGTTCCCTGAATGGGAAAGGCCCACTCTATTTACTCTTCAGTGTGAATGGCAGTGGACATTTTTGTGGAGTGGCTGAAATGAAGTCTGTTGTGGACTATAATGCGTATGCTGGTGTCTGGTCTCAGGATAAGTGGAAGGGCAAATTTGAAGTTAAATGGATCTTTGTCAAAGATGTTCCCAATAACCAGTTACGGCATATTCGCttagaaaataatgacaacaaaCCGGTTACCAATTCAAGGGACACTCAAGAGGTACCCCTAGAAAAAGCTAAGCAAGTGCTTAAAATAATTGCTACTTTCAAGCATACCACCTCAATCTTTGATGACTTTGCACATTATGAAAAGCGTCAAGAAGAGGAGGAAGCCATGCGTAGG
- the YTHDF3 gene encoding YTH domain-containing family protein 3 isoform X3, protein MSDPYMPSYYAPSIGFPYSLGEAAWSTAGDQPMPYLTTYGQMSNGEHHYIPDGVFSQPGALGNTPPFLGQHGFNFFPGNADFSTWGTSGSQGQSTQSSAYSSSYGYPPSSLGRAITDGQAGFGNDTLSKVPGISSIEQGMTGLKIGGDLTAAVTKTVGTALSSSGMTSIATNSVPPVSSAAPKPTSWAAIARKPAKPQPKLKPKGNVGIGGSAVPPPPIKHNMNIGTWDEKGSVVKAPPTQPVLPPQTIIQQPQPLIQPPPLVQSQLPQQQPQPPQPQQQQGPQPQAQPHQVQPQQQQLQNRWVAPRNRGAGFNQNNGAGSENFGLGVVPVSASPSSVEVHPVLEKLKAINNYNPKDFDWNLKNGRVFIIKSYSEDDIHRSIKYSIWCSTEHGNKRLDAAYRSLNGKGPLYLLFSVNGSGHFCGVAEMKSVVDYNAYAGVWSQDKWKGKFEVKWIFVKDVPNNQLRHIRLENNDNKPVTNSRDTQEVPLEKAKQVLKIIATFKHTTSIFDDFAHYEKRQEEEEAMRRERNRNKQ, encoded by the coding sequence ATGTCAGATCCGTACATGCCTAGTTACTATGCTCCATCCATTGGATTTCCATATTCTCTTGGGGAAGCAGCGTGGTCCACGGCTGGAGACCAGCCTATGCCATATCTGACAACCTATGGACAAATGAGTAATGGAGAACATCACTATATACCAGATGGTGTATTTAGTCAACCTGGGGCATTAGGAAATACCCCTCCATTTCTTGGTCAACATGGATTTAACTTTTTTCCTGGTAATGCTGATTTCTCTACATGGGGGACAAGTGGATCTCAGGGACAATCAACACAAAGTTCTGCTTATAGTAGCAGTTATGGCTATCCACCTAGTTCTCTTGGGAGAGCTATTACTGATGGACAGGCTGGATTTGGCAATGATACTTTGAGTAAGGTGCCTGGCATTAGCAGTATTGAGCAAGGCATGACTGGACTGAAAATTGGTGGTGATCTGACAGCTGCAGTGACAAAAACTGTAGGTACAGCTTTGAGCAGCAGTGGTATGACTAGCATTGCAACCAATAGTGTGCCCCCAGTTAGCAGTGCAGCACCTAAACCAACCTCCTGGGCTGCCATTGCCAGAAAACCTGCCAAACCTCAACCGAAACTTAAACCCAAGGGCAATGTGGGAATTGGGGGTTCTGCTGTACCACCACCTCCTATAAAACACAACATGAATATTGGAACTTGGGATGAAAAGGGGTCAGTGGTAAAGGCTCCACCAACCCAACCAGTTCTGCCTCCTCAAACTATAATCCAGCAGCCTCAGCCATTAATTCAACCACCACCATTGGTGCAAAGCCAACTGCCTCAACAGCAGCCTCAACCACCACAACCACAGCAGCAACAAGGACCTCAGCCACAGGCCCAGCCTCACCAAGTGCAGCCTCAACAGCAGCAGCTGCAGAATCGCTGGGTAGCTCCTCGGAACAGGGGAGCAGGCTTCAACCAGAACAATGGAGCGGGCAGTGAAAACTTTGGTTTAGGTGTTGTACCTGTCAGTGCTTCACCTTCTAGTGTAGAAGTGCATCCCGTGCTGGAAAAGCTAAAGGCCATAAACAACTATAATCCCAAAGACTTTGATTGGAATCTGAAGAATGGACGTGTGTTTATAATTAAAAGCTACTCTGAGGATGACATACATCGTTCCATTAAATACTCTATCTGGTGTAGTACTGAGCATGGTAATAAGCGTTTGGATGCAGCTTACCGTTCCCTGAATGGGAAAGGCCCACTCTATTTACTCTTCAGTGTGAATGGCAGTGGACATTTTTGTGGAGTGGCTGAAATGAAGTCTGTTGTGGACTATAATGCGTATGCTGGTGTCTGGTCTCAGGATAAGTGGAAGGGCAAATTTGAAGTTAAATGGATCTTTGTCAAAGATGTTCCCAATAACCAGTTACGGCATATTCGCttagaaaataatgacaacaaaCCGGTTACCAATTCAAGGGACACTCAAGAGGTACCCCTAGAAAAAGCTAAGCAAGTGCTTAAAATAATTGCTACTTTCAAGCATACCACCTCAATCTTTGATGACTTTGCACATTATGAAAAGCGTCAAGAAGAGGAGGAAGCCATGCGTAGG